CAGCGACGAGGTCCACGATTCCGTCGAGGATGTGCTCCTTGCTCGGGACATGGTTGTAGAGCGACATCGCCTCGACCTTGAGCGCCTGGGCCAGGTTGCGCATCGACAACCAGTCCAGGCCCTTCTTGTCCGCGAGCTTGAGTGCGGTCTCGAGCACCCGCGCTGGCGTCAGCGGCGTCCGCCCCGCACGCTTCTTCGTCGCCATCACTCCTCCAGCAGAAGACGCTTACTTACGCCGTAAGTCAATATTGACAGTCGGTGAAATCGATTGCTACTTACGCCGTAAGTACCACGACGGGCATCACCCACGTAGCCCGAAAGAGGGGGACATCATGCAGGCAGCCCACCAGACCACCGCGGCGCTCACCGCCGCATCCACCGGGGACGCAGCCGGGGCCATGCGCGCGGTCGTCCATCGCCGGTACGGCACGCCGGACGTGCTGGAGCTCGGGGAGACGGAGCGTCCCGTCCCCGGCGACGAAGACGTCCTCGTCCACGTGCACGCGGCCGCGGTGACCATCGGCGACCATCACATGGTGACGGGGAAGCCGTACCTGGTCCGGCTCAGCCCGTACGGCGGCCTGCCAGGCCCCCGCAACAAGGTGCCGGGTGGGGCGCTCGCGGGCCGCGTCCACGCGGTCGGCGCGAAGGTCACGGGCTTCCGCGCGGGCGACGAGGTCTTCGGTCAGGCCATGGCGGGCGCGTTCGCGGAGTACGCGGTGGTGCCTGCGGCGGCGCTCGTGCTCAAGCCCCACAACCTCTCGATGGAAGAGGCCGCGACCGTTCCCTGGGCGGCCACCGCGCTGCAGGGGCTCCGTGAAGCAGGCCAGGTCACCGCGGGGCAGCGCGTTCTCATCAATGGTGCGTCCGGCGGCGTGGGGACGTGGGCGGTGCAAATCGCGCGCGCACTTGGCGCTGAGGTGACGGCTGTCTGCAGCGCGCGCAATGCGGAGCTGGTGCGCTCGCTCGGCGCGGCCGAAGTGATTGACTACGCGAAGGAGGACTTCGTCGGGGGCGGTGCCCGCTTCGACGTGATGCTGGACCTCGTCGGCAACCGAGCGCTGTCGGACTGCCTGCGCGTGTTGAACCCGAAGGGCGTCTACGTCGCGTGCGGGGGTGGCGGCGGCGATTGGCTCGGGCCACTGCCCCGGTTCGCGGGCATGGGACTCCGGTCTCTCTTCTCCAGCCAGCGGCTCAGGACGTTCTTCTCTGACCCGAAGCAGAAGGAGCTGCTGTTCCTCAAGGAACTGGTGGAGGCCGGCAAGGCCAGGCCCGTCATCGAGCGTTCGTGGGCGCTGAGTGAAATCGCCGAAGCGCTGCGCCATGTGGGCGAAGGACACAGCCGCGGCCAGTCGGTCGTCCGCGTCGCGGGTTGACCCGCGGCCTCTCCGGCAACGCGCTGCTCAGCGCCTGGGCACGTGCGACGCCACGCCCGTGAAGCACCGGCGGATGTAACGGCCCTGTAACCGCGCCTCCTTTCGCCCGACCCGACAGTGAGGGGCCGAGACGGACGGGGCCCTCGGGCGTCCAGTTGCGCGTGTAGCGACTCCAGCGCTCGGGTGACGGGCTCGGGCGCGCTGGAGGCCAGCTTGCTGCGGCAGACCGAGCTGCTCGGCAAGATGCGCTCCCAGGTGGCCGTTGTGACGTCCGAGGCGCACTTCCAGGCGCAGGAGCTGCGGGTGGTGAACGTAACCGTCCGGGTTTGGGCGTCTTGCCGGCAGACGTGGCCGTCCCGGTCGCGAGTGCCAGCCCTGAGCCGCTGCGGGTTGCACCGCCCTTCCCTCCGACAACGTGACGGCGCTGGCGGCCACCGACGGCGGAGCCGTCTACGTGGGCACCGACGACGAAGGACTGTGGCGCATCGAGAAGGACGGCGAGACGCTCACCCGCGTGGAGACGGTGAAGGGAACGCAGGTGCTCCGGCTCGTGTATGACCCCACCGTGACGCCTGCCATGCTGTATGTCCTGACCGATACGGGCCTTACCGTGCTGCGGGAGGAGTAGGCACCTGCCAGCCGAGCTTGAGGGGGATCTTCTGGACGAGGGACTCGAAGCCCCGACGGGCTTTGTCCGGTGGAATCCCCATCTGCTCCTCGATTTCCTTCAGCCGGGCATCATCGACCGTGGCACTCGGATCCATGTAGCTGATGTCACGGTACTCATGGACGAGCAACAGCCGCACATCCAGCTCTCCCTCCGGATACAGGCCTGCGAGGAGCTCCAGGGCCCCCATTCGTGCCGCGTGGGACTCCGACGCGAGTTGCTGGAGAGGGAGTGGATGCGCTGGGGCACCTGTCGCTGAGGCTCGAGGCTCACTTCCGGCTCAGCTCGAAAGCGCCGGACTATTCCCCCGCGAAGCCCGGAGCGGGGAGCACCGTCAACGGACGCTCTCGGGACGCTTCGGGAACACCCTGGACCGTCTGGCTCCGGGGCCCAGACACCGTGAGCGACGCCGGTTTGGAATCCTGGGCCCGGACCCCGGACGTGAATGCGGGCATGGGGAGCACGTTGAGGAGGTAGTCCTCGGTTTCGCCGTAGTTGTAGATGCCGCAGGAAGAAACGTCGGACGGGTCGACCACCGTGGTTCCGTCGTAGACGGCGGTGACGAAGCGAACCCGCTTGTTGCCTGGGAGCACCGACGCCGGGATGTTGAACGTGATGGTGTAGGTGACGTCGCTGGAAACAGAGGGGGCGTCGATGATGAGCTCCCCCGCATCCGTGAAGTCATTGTCCGCATTCCAGTCAACGTACATCTTGAAGAGCTTCTCGTAGTTCGCCCCCCCGCAGGAGCCGAAGGCGATGTCGATCTGCTTGCCAACCTGTCCCGCGGTGGCGGACGTCACGAGCTGCGTGTTCCTGGTATAGACGGGGCAGGTTGAACCCCCACGCGTGTCGTTGACGAACTCGGACGTGGCCACGTAATCAATGGCGCCATAGGCCAGATAGTCCGCAGTGGACTGGCAATAGGGGTCGACCTCGAAGTTCGTGGTGGAGGCCTGCTGCACGTTGCAGATGCGCAGATTGGGCGTGCTCGTGTGCCCGACCCGGATGACGC
This is a stretch of genomic DNA from Pyxidicoccus trucidator. It encodes these proteins:
- a CDS encoding GEVED domain-containing protein: MRKQSIAAALALGLLSLGGSAQAYIYDEDVCSMGSTSTWPLGTTHNISFSAGALRTASGYIPVEFYLSTTPTLTTSSIYLKTNYQAYIYQPGPYCSEIVQEYLTLPSTTNGSCFAVGNYYVVAKAGTDTMSVLLAVTAGNQPTLTSFSPPSAPVGGIVTLTGTNFTAQTFVTFNGVSAARAILSPTSMIAQVPAGAASGVIRVGHTSTPNLRICNVQQASTTNFEVDPYCQSTADYLAYGAIDYVATSEFVNDTRGGSTCPVYTRNTQLVTSATAGQVGKQIDIAFGSCGGANYEKLFKMYVDWNADNDFTDAGELIIDAPSVSSDVTYTITFNIPASVLPGNKRVRFVTAVYDGTTVVDPSDVSSCGIYNYGETEDYLLNVLPMPAFTSGVRAQDSKPASLTVSGPRSQTVQGVPEASRERPLTVLPAPGFAGE
- a CDS encoding NAD(P)-dependent alcohol dehydrogenase; this encodes MQAAHQTTAALTAASTGDAAGAMRAVVHRRYGTPDVLELGETERPVPGDEDVLVHVHAAAVTIGDHHMVTGKPYLVRLSPYGGLPGPRNKVPGGALAGRVHAVGAKVTGFRAGDEVFGQAMAGAFAEYAVVPAAALVLKPHNLSMEEAATVPWAATALQGLREAGQVTAGQRVLINGASGGVGTWAVQIARALGAEVTAVCSARNAELVRSLGAAEVIDYAKEDFVGGGARFDVMLDLVGNRALSDCLRVLNPKGVYVACGGGGGDWLGPLPRFAGMGLRSLFSSQRLRTFFSDPKQKELLFLKELVEAGKARPVIERSWALSEIAEALRHVGEGHSRGQSVVRVAG